In Bacteroides cellulosilyticus, the genomic stretch AGGGAATGTTGCCTCATACTCTATCAGCAGAGTATTTATCTCTTTCTTTGAAAGGTCGGACGCCAGTTCCTTGATTGCCGAAACCGTCATTACCTGCGTACGGCAATCAAGATAGAAAGCCCTGACTTTGAAGTCGGAAGGAGGGACTGCGCTACGTGCCGGAACACACAGGCACAGGAATATGCTTACTAAAAGTAAACTTTTGTATATGGAACGAAGGGTATGATTCATGGTCTTTATTTTTTAGATGGATAAAAGTGACGCACTGTCCCGGTCGCAATAAAGCGTCGCATGGGGATGAGTACGTAAAATAGAAGCCGGGCAAGTGGTGCTGACAGGACCGTATAATGTTTCTTTCACAGCATTTGCCTTCGGCTTTCCCGGTACTATGCAAAAGATACGGGTAGCTTTCATCATAACCGGTATCGTAATGGTGACTGCCTGTTGGGGTACTTTCTCCAGACTGGAGAAACAACCGTCGTGTACCTGTTGTGTGCGACATACCTCGTCCAGTAATACCACTTTTACCTGCTGGGGATCATCAAACAATGCCACATGCGGGTCATTAAAAGCGATGTGCCCGTTTTCACCGATTCCCATGAAAACAATGTCGATGGGATGCTTTTGCAGAACTTCTTCATAGTGGGTGCAGATGTTCTCGGGTGAGGCGCCTTCTATATATAGATAATGTATAGACTTGAAGGGAAGTGCGGCAAATATGTGTTCTTTGAGATAATTCCCGAAGCGTTGAGGCGCATCCGCTTGCAGACCGATGTACTCGTCCATGTGCAAGGCATGGATGCGGTTCCAGGGAAGAGCATACTTCTGCAAGGCGGCCAGAAACTCGTTTTGTGAGGGGGCCGCTGCAAACAGAATATTGATTTCCTCTTTTTCTTTTAATAATTGGTTGATACTTTCGGCTGCAGCTTGTGCGGCATCTTCGCCCATAATCTGGCGGGTAGCGCATACCCGTACCAGTAAAGCTTCTTTCTTAATTTCTTTTATGTTCATGGTTGTTCAAATAGTGTTTCTCCGTTAATGAATACCCGGTTGATGCGGATATCCGGGTCGAATATTACAATGTCGGCATCATATCCTTTGGCAATCTTTCCTTTCCTGTCCGCAATGCCCATTATTTCGGCGGGGGTGAGTGTCATCATGCGCACGGCTTCTTCCAGAGGGCGTTCTCCCATCCGGTACATATTCCGTACCAACCGGTCGGTCGTAGCTACGCTTCCCGCAAAGGACTGGCGGTCGGGCATCTTGGCTACTCCGTCCTCAATGAGCACTTCGCATCCTTTGGCACGACTGCCCAATATGCTTTTTCCTTCAGGCATACCTGCACCGCGCATGGAGTCGGTGACTAAGGCAATCTTCTCCGCACCCTTATTCTTTACTGCCAGTTTCATAAGCGGTGCCGGAACATGTACGCCGTCCGTTATCAGTTCAATGGTTATTTCGTCCAATAAATATCCCGCTTCTACACAACCTGCGTAGCGGAAGGCGTTCCGACGGGTTACTCCATTCATGCAGGAGTAGAAGTGGGTGATATGGGTAAAACCGTGTTTCACGGATTCCACCACATCTTCATAAATGGCATCTGTATGCGCTATGGAAGGCAATATGCCACGTCGGTGCAGTATATCACCAAACTCAAGTGCCCCCGGAAGTTCGGGAGCAATACTCCACCGGACGATATCCTGGCTCCTGTCCAATATCTCCATGTATTCTTCGGGGGAAGGGTTGCGCAGATAGCGCGGATCCTGTGCTCCCCTGAAGGCATAGGCAAAGTAAGGGCCTTCCAGGTGTAAACCTCCGAAAGCGGCACCCGAACGTTGATCTTTTACCCGGTCGTATATATCGAGAAAGCGAAACAGTTCCTGATTATCCGAAGCCAGTGTGGTAGGATAAAGTAAGGTAGTTCCGTGCCGCAGGTGTTCGCGGGCAATGGTGAGGCAGTCTTCTTCCGTACAATCCATGAAGTCGGAATCGCCTGCGCCGTGTGTGTGCAGGTCGATGAATCCCGGGGCGATGTAGCCGCCGTGTGCATCGTGACCTATGCTGCCGGGCACTTCATAGTTTCCCGGCTCTATGCCGATAATTTTTCCTTCGGCGATGAGTACGGTTCCCACTCCGAAATTACGTTCCGGAGTGATGATTTCACCGTTATAAATTCTGGTTATTTGTCCTTTTTCAGTTTCCATAATTCAGACCAATGATTGATTTTATATCCGTAGAATGCGTAAAATATCAAATAAAGGAAGCAGGGAATCAGCACGATATATCCGATCCGCAATCCGTAATGATCGGCTATCAGTCCATAGATGACCGGCATGAAAGCGTTGCCGCAGAGTGCCATCACCATGAACGAGGACCCCAGGTTCGTCCAGCGTCCCAGGTCATGTATGGCAAGCGGCCATATCCCGGCATAGATCAGTGCGTTGCATACTCCCATCAGGCTTAGGCACCAGATGGAAAGGGAAGTGGCATGTCCGTATATCTGTACTTCTCCGGGAATCACCAGTACACAGACCGATAATATCAGTCCGCCTACGGTGCAGATACGAAACATGCGTTGCTGGCTGGCAAACCGGGGAATCAGCAGGATGCCGATGAAATATCCCACAAGAGCACAGGACAAAGTGATGCTGGGGAATATCTTGGCTTCGTGCAGATTGAATCCCATACTTTCGGCATAGCTGATAATCGTATCGATGGAAATCACCTGGGCCGCCACATGAAAGAAGATGGCGAATACTCCTAATATAAGGTATGGATACGAGCCGATAGACTTGTGGTCACTGGAAGAGTGGGTACTCTTTTCCTGTTCATTACTCAGATCGGGCAGCCGGATGAAATGTATCGCGCAGCCAAACAGGAACAAGAACAGGGAAAGTATCGAG encodes the following:
- a CDS encoding glucosamine-6-phosphate deaminase, with the protein product MNIKEIKKEALLVRVCATRQIMGEDAAQAAAESINQLLKEKEEINILFAAAPSQNEFLAALQKYALPWNRIHALHMDEYIGLQADAPQRFGNYLKEHIFAALPFKSIHYLYIEGASPENICTHYEEVLQKHPIDIVFMGIGENGHIAFNDPHVALFDDPQQVKVVLLDEVCRTQQVHDGCFSSLEKVPQQAVTITIPVMMKATRIFCIVPGKPKANAVKETLYGPVSTTCPASILRTHPHATLYCDRDSASLLSI
- the nagA gene encoding N-acetylglucosamine-6-phosphate deacetylase, which codes for METEKGQITRIYNGEIITPERNFGVGTVLIAEGKIIGIEPGNYEVPGSIGHDAHGGYIAPGFIDLHTHGAGDSDFMDCTEEDCLTIAREHLRHGTTLLYPTTLASDNQELFRFLDIYDRVKDQRSGAAFGGLHLEGPYFAYAFRGAQDPRYLRNPSPEEYMEILDRSQDIVRWSIAPELPGALEFGDILHRRGILPSIAHTDAIYEDVVESVKHGFTHITHFYSCMNGVTRRNAFRYAGCVEAGYLLDEITIELITDGVHVPAPLMKLAVKNKGAEKIALVTDSMRGAGMPEGKSILGSRAKGCEVLIEDGVAKMPDRQSFAGSVATTDRLVRNMYRMGERPLEEAVRMMTLTPAEIMGIADRKGKIAKGYDADIVIFDPDIRINRVFINGETLFEQP
- a CDS encoding sugar MFS transporter, which codes for MFKGNVQQKPSSNLLPMLMLGTLFFIFGLVSWVNSILIPYFKVACELTHTQSYLVTLAFYIAYLVMSIPAAKLIGRIGPKRGIIAGLWLMAAGTVLFVPAACTRAYPVFLTGLFTIGTGLSILQTVANPYVTILGPIESAARRISIMGLCNKIAGIIAPLLFAAVILKSTDTELFEVLKNNNVAGVEKDLLLDELIRRVIVPYSILSLFLFLFGCAIHFIRLPDLSNEQEKSTHSSSDHKSIGSYPYLILGVFAIFFHVAAQVISIDTIISYAESMGFNLHEAKIFPSITLSCALVGYFIGILLIPRFASQQRMFRICTVGGLILSVCVLVIPGEVQIYGHATSLSIWCLSLMGVCNALIYAGIWPLAIHDLGRWTNLGSSFMVMALCGNAFMPVIYGLIADHYGLRIGYIVLIPCFLYLIFYAFYGYKINHWSELWKLKKDK